Genomic DNA from Panulirus ornatus isolate Po-2019 chromosome 50, ASM3632096v1, whole genome shotgun sequence:
CCTGAAAAACCCCTACTACACAAGACAACTCCATTCAAACACTAATTTTACGAATATACACCTGTGACATTAAAGCTAGACACACAGAAGTACTCAACCTACTTAATGACCAATTCATACTCATAGCCCTCATCAAAAATCCAGACCTGTACCCACATGCACCATCCCTCCCTTCtacaactaaaaagaaaaaaaatacaaggacaaAGAGGATGACTCAGAGTACTTCTATATCACCTTATCCCATTTACAAACATCAACGAAAGCACAAAACAGATCATCATCACTGACAACACTCAAATGTGATACAACTTCCACTATTCATAATTAACACCTACATGCCTCACCACTTCCAATCTAAAGAACTTGACTAACAAACCTCATGCCTATTCTCCATCTACGTAAAGAATTCAATGCCCACCAACTTGACTGGCTCAGTACTAACATCAAACCTATGCACAAGCCAAAATGACTTGCAACCTACTGTCTCCAGCTACTAACCTCACCAGACACTACACAAGAGATTGGCCTGCATTCATAACAAAGGTTCCAGGCTGAAAAAACTTCCTTTCATGTAACTTCTCTTCCAAAGACCATATCATCTCTTGCTTCATGAACATCAACAACTAACAAAAGTCACTTTAATATACGGACACAGTAAACAAAGCAACCCAAGCATCATTGAGGTTGTATacctcataaagcaaagaaacatAATCAGACAAGACCATTCACTATCAACAAAGACCACAGCCAAAAAAACAAACTCTGAGCAATGCCATCACCAGCCTCATCATGGGAAGGCAAAGAGGTAAAAGGCTCTCCTTCCTTAACAAGGTGAACCACATCAACTAAAACAGCTAACTCTGCTGAATACTGAAAAATTCTTAAGAACACCCCAGCTCCCACAGATGAAGCACTTCTTACCCAAACCAACAATGTCCTCTATCCCAAAAGATAACCACACTCAAGAAATACGGATTGAAATTACACCAAAATTAACCACATCCCTAAagagaataaaaataaaaaacaaaatatccaCCCTAAAATAACTACTTAGCCACCATTCACTTTCACTGACACTTGTAACTTAAAACCTTGAACTCCCTTGTAACAGGTCCTCACAAtgtatcaaactttcacataaaatgtTTGGTACTGAACAGATATActaatggagactctattgctgtggctaccctttgagggagttccaaatacgaataggtatcagagatatagaaagatagatatacagatgaaCTAAACCAACCCCAGTTACACAACATAATCCCAAATGTCTCAAAACCTGCCTACATAGTGCTGATCCTGAAACCCCCCAAACCacccgaattcctttcctcctATCAAcctaaatataacaaagctgcaaaccacaaaggaacaGAGCACTTAGAACTGTCACCAGCTCAgaacaaccacaaacaaacattcaacaccagGAGAATAAAACAATAATACTTCCAATGAAGTCGCATCACAATATGCTCTGCACTCATTTCTTTGCAACAATATGAGACTCacctaaaccacttcacaccCAATCATGAAACtcaaaacagaaataaaaagcttgccTGTTTTTACTTATTTAAATATCAGTAACCTGTACTTAACCCCTTCCCCAGAGAAACATAACACTAACATGATATATACAAACGATAATAACCTAACATGCACTTAACAATCACCTTCCCAACTCAGTATTAAGCTCCACCTCTTCAAacatacacccacctgaaactAAGCTCTCCAGGCATGTAGGGTTACACTTTCCTGTATAACTTCTGTACAGCAACCATATCTCCAATATTACAAAAGCTGATTcatcatatcacaagacccctaATTCCCAAAATGCAACTTCCATACTgaaaacactgaacacttaccCCTCCTGTGTCCTGCTCAtccaacagacatacacacatcactaccaTACTTCTTGACCCATAGTCCCACtcagtggccagcttcctgagtgctatgGGAGTCCCACGGAAGGAGATCCTGGGGCAGAAAGGTAAGACTGGTAAGGCAAGTCAAGAATGGAACCactgtcacatccactctcttcatctttgccatttccattctCTTCAGCAATATGAGCCACACAATCTCCTTTCAGCACTCCTGCACCTACACAAACTGCATCTGTAACTACTGACAATATATTAATATATGGTTATTCTTAAATCTAAAAGTTTTCTTACTTTTAAATGATGTTATTAATTGCATTTCatctaattttttctttctcttctatatACTTAATTGGAAAGCTTATGATTttattgaaacaaaatgttttcctttaaagtttctcaaatgaatcctGATGAAAAACAATTATGAAATATTTCACTAAAAATCATTTATACATTCTTACTTCAGGTACCATTTCATGAGTCTTAATGTAAAAATTGCTTAAAAATGAAACTAACCTAGGGGCACATGACTGAGGTCAACTTCCTTATCTTTTGATGACAGTGGGATGTCTGCTTCTATTACCTCAACCTGAAGTTAAATCAGTTATCATTTCTACTGTTTTACTAACAATGAATATACGTCACATACAGAGGAAAGTAATACCAATCACAAAGCAATGAAATTCGTAAAAATGTGGATGTGAGAACAACACTGTTATCTTGAGCAAATGATGTCACCCAAGTGGATGAGGGGAACAGTGACCATATGATATATTAAAGGATTCAAAAACAGCAGTGTTTAAAGAACAGTGAATTTAAAGAATGCAAGATCAAATATTGAATGGAAGTGCTGAGTGGATGTAATGAAATGTGTGAAAGCTAAATGCAACTAGAAAAGAATTTGAAACAAGCAAACAAATCATTAACAGAAGATAGGGAGCCATAAAAGGGGTTATTCTTACTTTTATCAACTAACGCTTTTCAATTTGCCGTCTCCTCTTCCTTGTAACATTTTTGAAAATTTCACTTTGCAAGCAATCACATATTATAAACAAAAGACATAAAAATTCCCTTGCTTGTCTATAAATGTACTGAATGTCATCTAAATTCTCATCATCACTATTTTAATTGTACGGTAGGCATGTCCATTAGAGGCAGTGTATAATAAAATTCTTCCAATATGagatgttttctctttcacttatttATCTGATGTTGTAAAACATTGAATACCTACTAAAGGGCTATGAATGATGTTTTTGGTGAAATCACCTATCAATCAAAATTAATTTCTCTACCGTAAGAAATTATCTTTATCCTGTTTAAATAATGCACAAATGTCCTTACAAAGATCATTTTTCCCCTTACCATACAAACATCACACTTCCTTATTTGTGATAACTTTGAGAGCAGTAGCTCATATGGTTATGCTCTCTTGACAAAACACTATGACAGCTAACAGAGAATTTCTTActggccttttttcttttcacatatgATTTAATATCTTGGATAATACAGTGAGTTGTGATACTCTATGCAGTATCATATCAATGAAATCAACgaaaatataatttccaataTACTAGTATTTTCTTGCCCTCCTACTCTTGTAACCCAAACTTCCACATATCTAGGGTATACTTCATATGCATGGTGATTTCTACACTTCCtacagaaataaaacaaaaaattccaGAAAGATTTCTAAATGTTGCTACTTTGTTCACAGCATTTGTATGCACACCACACAGTAAGATGATTTCTAAATGTTGCTACTTtgttcacaccacacactaaGATGAATGTCTTGATACAAAAGTTTACATCTGATTTTAAATGCCCAATGATTTTGCTGAAGTAATCACTTAACTGAATACAGAGATAAACACAAGATGGTGGTATCTCTAAAGATatgtgtaaaaagaaaatagCTCTTTTTCTGTAAAGTGGAAATGTATACATGTTATAGGCATAGTGAGATTGACAGATAAAACATATATTTCAGTGTGTGATCTAAGCTAGGACACAGAGgaaatgaataaagtgtgtgatcTAAGTTAGGACACACTGAGGGAACATATAAGAATGATTAGATCAAGGATGAAGGATTAAATTTATGTAAAAATATGGAGTTTGGAAGAAACTCTTACCATGAAGAGTACAGAATGCATAGATTAATGAATTACCTGATTGGACACATTGAGAGTAACGTCAGAAGATGTTTCCACAGGTTTCTCCACTGTCTTGTTCCGCTGCCATGAGGGGATGGATGGCGCCATGCTTGGGGTGGATGGAAATGTCCGCCTATGTTTGGAAGAATATTTTGATGGTTATGCAATTTACAATACATGCAGTAAAATTAGGGATGTCTAAATCAGCAATACCAAAAGTATTTTAACTGTTCACTGCTTATACAGAAAAAGAGGTTTTCTCTCCATCCAGACCATTCTGTATCTGCCGTTCCTTACATATACTGCTGTTACTTCACACCACTGGAACATTTTTAACATTGCCATTGTGAGCACCTGTTACAGCCCACAGCAAACTGATACTTCCTTTCAGGCTCAATCTTTATTTCaacttcatttttcatttttttgcacCTATTCTAACTAAACTTTCCTAAATCCACCGTTGATGCCCTTCTTAgaacatctatttttttcaaatactTATACAAAACTAGCTGCACTTCTATAAGTTTCTTTACTACAAATAACTAATTAATGAATAAAAAGGACAGATATATGATAATCTCTCTGATTTAAAGGAGTATCTTTGCTTCAACTGTTTCTGCTTTAAAATGTTTTACCTTGTTTAAATACTGCTACTTgaatattgagaaaaaaaaaaatgtagggaaACTCACCGATTTATAAGGAGTCCCTTCAGCGAAGTTATTTCTGCTTTTAACTGCTCCAACTGCTTAGGGCTGACATTATCTTGGCTTACATCTTTGTTTTTCAAAGCCTGAAATAAATGTTATCTCTGGAAATCTTTCTTCATAACACTGACACAGACTACTATGGtcaagaaggaaggaatgagacTGAAATCTGTCTCAGAAAGCATTTTATATTTTCAACTGTCGTCAAAATTATGAGGTCATGGAAGTGAATACGCATTAATCTCTTAGAAGAAGATTCCTGCAACGTGCAGGTGCCTGGTACAGATGAATCCGACAACAGATGAATGTCCAGTTTTCTTGTTTGTCTTTGATGGATCTCATATTTCCTTTGCTGGCTATCAGCTTGTATTGAAGCCAGATGTTACCACTAACTAAGTAACCTACAGAAATAGCAAGGATAAACTGCCCATAAATAACAATGGTGACAACACACTGTCGCTCCCCCATGGTTGTATACCTTTTCTTGGGATCTGCCATGTCTGTGGTGCCCACCACCTCTCCTACATATGACTGCTTGATTATTaatcatataagaaaatataatggTTTTGTTAGGTATTTGTGCATTTAATCCCATGATTTATATAGTTACAAATTTGTCTTGCGTATTTAACAATGACCACTCCAATAAACAGTTTTTCCTAAACTACGAATGGTTACATCTAAATTCATGAGGAAAAAGTAATTGCTTCAATTTTGTGCaccttttcatgaaaaaaaaaaaaaaaaaaaaatgctgttctTGTGCATTAGGGAAGACCAAAAAAGTCAATTGTGCACCAAGAGGGTCTAATATATCTTCCTTGCAATTCTGATCATTCACTTTCTGCCTATCCATTACCATTTTTACTGACCATTAATCCCACATATTTTCACCTTTTTGTTTAACATTCTCTTCATATTAATTTCAAAATTCTTTTAACCCTTATATTTCCATAATATTAATTCTAATATGCATTATTCTGAGGATAGGGGAAAGAGAAAACTACTTATGTATCTCCCATGAATCACAAAAGGCAATTAAGAGGGGCAAGAGAAGGGTCTAGAAATCTTCTCCTGCACTATCATTATCCTAAAGGGGGTGCCAGGTGAATATTTTTCCTCTAAAGCTCAATTCCcttttcctgacactacttcaGTGAGGCAAGAAATGatgcaaaggtgaaaaaaaaagaaaaaaaaaaatcataaacgtATAGAAGCTCACCTGGATACGGATGTTCTGGGCACTAAGTGTTTGCTCCAGTGAGGCCAAAGTGGTCTGTACCTCCTTTAGCACAGTTACAACTGACTGCTGTAGTTCTGTTATGCTTTCTTCCACAGTCTTCTGACGTCGTCCCATCAGCCAAGGACCCAAGTATCTCTGCATCAACAATAATCAACAAATTTAAAGAATATGATAAAACATTTGCTATCTATATTCAATGAGCCTTTCAAACTGTCATCAACTAGCTTAGAGAAGATGATAAAACACTTTCTGAGTACATTCTATAAGCTTCTTTTCACAATCAAACACTAAGTATATAGAATCTTAATGCTTAATACAACAATGAACAAAGCACTGTAAAAGGTTGTCATCCCTGATGTCAAACTTTTACATACAATCTACATAATATTCTGCTAAACTATCAGGACAAAGATTCATGTTGAAGTCTAAAGAATGCAACATAAGCAGGAATAATGGGTAACCAGAATAGCTCTGCATAGTATGATGTTATTACAAGCAAATAAAAGTGTACAAAGCCTTGAATAAAACCATGTCAACATAGAAAGTTTGAAACCAAATAAactaaaatatatacaaatttatgGAAAgatttccaatgtatatatcaaCCTAATTCTATTTCCCTATATTCAAGGTAGCCACACCTGCTAACAGTTTCAAATAACTACAAAAAACATTACACATTAGAAAACATATGAAGTACAGTTACACCTTTCACTGCTCATGTCCCCAACTGGGGATTGAAAGGGAACGGGAAGGAAGTTGGAGTGTCCCTTCTCCCCAAGCAATTATGCCAGACATATCTGCCCATTGAAAGTGAGCACGGCTGTTCCTGGAGTGTAGGTAATAGAAAGTTAAATTCTTGGGGAGCAAAATACCCAAAAACTTAAGTATAATGCAGATATGTTGCTTATCTAAGTGTTGATATAAAGAACAGAAGCTTTAgatacttttttattatacttgatcatcgtttcccgcatcagtgaggaagcactaggaaacagacgaagaatggcctatccactcatatgcatatatatatctttcttatattTATCAgatttagtcgctgtctcacaTGTTAgcaagatgaaagaatgacccaacccacccacatacacatgcatatacataaatgcccacacatgcacatatacataccgatacatttcaacatatacatacatatacatacacagacatatacatacacatatattcatactttctgccttcatccattcctgttgccatcccgccacacatgaaatagcaccccccctccccaagcacgCAAGgacgaggaagtgctaggaaaagagcaaaggccacattcatttgcactcagtctctagctgtcatgtgtaatgcaccgaaaccataactccctttccacattcaggccacaaaactttccatggtttactccagacacttcacatgccctggttcaatccactgacaacacatcgaccctggtataccacatcgttccaattcactctattacttgcatgcctttcactcgcctgtatgttcaggccctgatagctcaaaatctttttcactccatccttccacctccaatttggtctcccacttcttgttccctccaccactgaaacatatatcctctgtcaatctttccttactcattctctccatatgaccaatccATATcaatacatccttttctgctctctcaaccacactctttattaccacacatctctcttaacgtgttaattgataggcacgtgaaaaagagacttttggatgttaatgtgctgagaggggcaactggagaggttttcagaaaagaagaatgttggggtgaagagagtggtaagagtaagtaagcttggaaaggagatttgtgtgaggaagtaccaggagagattgagtgcagaatggaaaaaggtgagagcaaataacaatgggagtgggggaggaatgggatgtatttaaggaagcagtgaaggcttgcacaaaagatgcttgtggcatgagaaaggtgggaggtgggcagattagaaagggtagtgagtggtgggatgaaaaagtaagattgttagtgaaagagaagagagaggtgtttggccaatttttgaagggaagtagtgcaaatgacagggagatgtataaaagaaagaggcaggaggtcaagagaaaggagcaagaggtgaaaa
This window encodes:
- the LOC139764488 gene encoding peroxisomal membrane protein PEX14-like isoform X1, with the protein product MSADTIQEPEAFRQNLVDEAANFLVNPKVINHANDKKSAFLRKKGLSEAEIQAAFAKSTTSVSKGVIQNSEIPHPGPYSGPLVPAYAGSAPPSLWLRIRDVCNFVFFLMGASYGLYHIYQRYLGPWLMGRRQKTVEESITELQQSVVTVLKEVQTTLASLEQTLSAQNIRIQALKNKDVSQDNVSPKQLEQLKAEITSLKGLLINRRTFPSTPSMAPSIPSWQRNKTVEKPVETSSDVTLNVSNQVEVIEADIPLSSKDKEVDLSHVPLVVTDAVCVGAGVLKGDCVAHIAEENGNGKDEESGCDSGSILDLPYQSYLSAPGSPSVGLP
- the LOC139764488 gene encoding peroxisomal membrane protein PEX14-like isoform X2, translating into MSADTIQEPEAFRQNLVDEAANFLVNPKVINHANDKKSAFLRKKGLSEAEIQAAFAKSTTSVSKGVIQNSEIPHPGPYSGPLVPAYAGSAPPSLWLRIRDVCNFVFFLMGASYGLYHIYQRYLGPWLMGRRQKTVEESITELQQSVVTVLKEVQTTLASLEQTLSAQNIRIQALKNKDVSQDNVSPKQLEQLKAEITSLKGLLINRRTFPSTPSMAPSIPSWQRNKTVEKPVETSSDVTLNVSNQVEVIEADIPLSSKDKEVDLSHVPLVTDAVCVGAGVLKGDCVAHIAEENGNGKDEESGCDSGSILDLPYQSYLSAPGSPSVGLP
- the LOC139764488 gene encoding peroxisomal membrane protein PEX14-like isoform X3, translating into MSADTIQEPEAFRQNLVDEAANFLVNPKVINHANDKKSAFLRKKGLSEAEIQAAFAKSTTSVSKGVIQNSEIPHPGPYSGPLVPAYAGSAPPSLWLRIRDVCNFVFFLMGASYGLYHIYQRYLGPWLMGRRQKTVEESITELQQSVVTVLKEVQTTLASLEQTLSAQNIRIQALKNKDVSQDNVSPKQLEQLKAEITSLKGLLINRRTFPSTPSMAPSIPSWQRNKTVEKPVETSSDVTLNVSNQVEVIEADIPLSSKDKEVDLSHVPLGSPSVGLP